A genome region from Blautia coccoides includes the following:
- the purD gene encoding phosphoribosylamine--glycine ligase, with protein sequence MKVLIIGSGGREHAIAWKVAQSPKVDKIYCAPGNAGIAEYAQCVDIKAMEFEKLAAFAKENAIDLTVVGMDDPLVGGVVDVFEKEGLRVFGPRKNAAILEGSKAFSKDLMKKYNIPTAAYENFENAEDALKYLREKAEFPIVLKADGLALGKGVLICNTLEEAEEGVKTIMLDKKFGSAGNTLVVEEFMTGREVSVLSFVDGKTIKTMTSAQDHKRAQDGDQGLNTGGMGTFSPSPFYTKEVDEFCEKYVYQATVDAMASEGREFKGIIFFGLMLTEKGPKVLEYNARFGDPEAQVVIPRLKNDIVDVFEACVDGRLDEIDLQFEDNAAVCVVLASDGYPVSYEKGFPIKGLDTFKDKDGYYVFHAGTAFKDGQIVTNGGRVLGVTAKGADLKEARANAYKAVEWISFDNKYMRNDIGKAIDEA encoded by the coding sequence ATGAAAGTATTAATTATCGGAAGCGGCGGAAGAGAGCATGCCATTGCATGGAAAGTGGCACAGAGTCCAAAAGTGGATAAGATTTACTGCGCACCCGGCAATGCGGGAATCGCAGAGTATGCCCAGTGTGTGGATATTAAGGCCATGGAGTTTGAAAAGCTGGCTGCATTTGCAAAGGAGAATGCCATTGACCTTACAGTTGTGGGAATGGATGACCCGCTGGTGGGCGGAGTTGTAGATGTTTTTGAGAAAGAGGGGCTGCGTGTATTCGGGCCCAGAAAAAATGCGGCTATTTTGGAAGGCTCCAAAGCATTTTCAAAAGATCTGATGAAAAAATACAATATCCCCACAGCGGCATATGAGAATTTTGAGAACGCGGAGGATGCTTTAAAATATCTGCGCGAAAAGGCAGAATTCCCCATTGTGCTCAAAGCTGACGGCCTTGCGCTTGGAAAAGGCGTCTTGATCTGCAATACCTTGGAGGAGGCAGAAGAGGGCGTTAAAACCATCATGCTGGATAAAAAATTCGGCTCTGCGGGCAATACCCTGGTTGTAGAGGAGTTCATGACAGGCCGTGAGGTTTCCGTGCTCTCCTTTGTGGATGGAAAGACTATCAAGACTATGACTTCCGCACAGGACCATAAACGCGCACAGGACGGTGATCAGGGTCTGAATACAGGTGGTATGGGAACTTTTTCACCAAGTCCTTTCTATACCAAAGAGGTGGATGAGTTCTGCGAAAAATATGTCTATCAGGCCACAGTGGACGCAATGGCTTCCGAGGGAAGAGAGTTTAAGGGAATCATCTTCTTCGGACTTATGCTCACAGAGAAAGGACCGAAGGTCCTGGAATACAACGCTCGTTTCGGCGATCCGGAAGCACAGGTTGTGATCCCCAGACTGAAAAATGACATTGTGGATGTATTCGAGGCATGTGTGGACGGCAGACTGGACGAGATCGATCTGCAGTTTGAAGACAATGCGGCAGTCTGTGTAGTTCTGGCTTCTGACGGATATCCGGTATCCTATGAAAAAGGATTTCCCATCAAAGGTCTAGATACCTTCAAAGACAAAGACGGATACTATGTATTCCATGCGGGAACCGCATTTAAAGACGGCCAGATCGTTACAAACGGAGGCCGTGTTCTGGGTGTGACGGCAAAGGGCGCAGATTTGAAGGAGGCCCGTGCAAATGCTTATAAAGCAGTGGAGTGGATTTCTTTTGATAACAAATATATGCGAAATGATATTGGAAAAGCCATCGACGAGGCATAA